From the Musa acuminata AAA Group cultivar baxijiao chromosome BXJ1-2, Cavendish_Baxijiao_AAA, whole genome shotgun sequence genome, one window contains:
- the LOC135584278 gene encoding patellin-6-like → MEPCQATAEAVASPKPATKRNLLSSLMEAAAGLQRSSSFKEDSYLASSLKPAEKKALQELKQLLSASPKPISMWGVPIAPAAADERADVVLLKFLRARDFDVGEAHAMLLRCAEWRREFGADGVAEEEMVGLKEVEGVVAYMHGWDRRGHPVCYNAYGVFKDAAVYERVLGDADKLQRFLRWRVQVMERGVRLLHLRPGGVNSIIQVTDLKDMPKRELRAASNHILSLFQDNYPEMVARKVFINVPWYFSVLYAMISPFLTERTKSKFVIAREGNVAETLYKFIRPEFVPVQYGGLSRPGDLQNGPPKPATEFAIKGGEQVNLEIDGIEGGATIAWDVAVGGWDVDYGAEFVPSDEGSYTVVVQKTRRIPAGAEEAVHDAFTTKEAGKMVLSIDNTNTRRRKVAAYRYCVRKPPM, encoded by the exons ATGGAGCCATGTCAGGCAACCGCAGAGGCCGTCGCTTCTCCGAAACCTGCCACCAAACGGAACCTGCTCAGCTCGCTTATGGAGGCTGCTGCCGGTCTGCAACGCTCTTCTTCCTTTAAGGAGGACTCCTACCTCGCCTCCAGCCTCAAGCCCGCCGAGAAGAAGGCCCTGCAGGAGCTCAAGCAGCTGCTCTCCGCCTCCCCGAAACCCATCTCCATGTGGGGCGTCCCGATCGCCCCTGCCGCTGCCGACGAGCGGGCGGACGTGGTGCTCCTCAAGTTCCTGCGGGCCCGCGACTTCGACGTGGGGGAGGCGCACGCCATGCTGCTGAGGTGCGCGGAGTGGCGGCGGGAGTTCGGCGCGGACGGGGTggcggaggaggagatggtgggGCTTAAGGAGGTGGAGGGCGTGGTGGCGTACATGCATGGCTGGGACCGGCGGGGCCACCCCGTGTGCTACAACGCCTATGGCGTCTTCAAGGACGCTGCGGTGTACGAGCGCGTGCTGGGCGACGCCGACAAGCTGCAGCGCTTCCTCCGGTGGCGCGTCCAGGTGATGGAGCGCGGCGTCCGCCTGCTCCACCTCCGCCCCGGCGGCGTCAACTCCATCATCCAGGTCACCGACCTCAAGGACATGCCCAAACGCGAGCTCCGCGCTGCCTCCAACCACATCCTCTCCCTCTTCCAGGACAACTACCCCGAGATGGTCGCCAGAAAG GTGTTTATCAACGTCCCCTGGTACTTCAGCGTGCTGTACGCGATGATAAGCCCGTTTCTGACGGAGAGGACGAAGAGCAAGTTCGTGATCGCCCGAGAAGGCAATGTGGCGGAGACGCTCTACAA GTTCATAAGGCCGGAGTTCGTGCCGGTGCAGTACGGGGGGCTGAGCCGGCCGGGGGACCTGCAGAACGGTCCGCCCAAGCCGGCCACCGAGTTCGCCATCAAGGGCGGAGAACAAGTAAACCTCGAAATCGACGGCATCGAG GGAGGAGCAACCATAGCATGGGACGTCGCCGTCGGGGGGTGGGACGTGGACTACGGCGCGGAGTTCGTGCCGAGCGACGAGGGGAGTTATACGGTCGTCGTGCAGAAGACGAGGAGGATTCCGGCGGGCGCCGAGGAGGCGGTCCACGACGCATTCACCACCAAGGAAGCAGGGAAAATGGTGCTGTCCATCGACAACACCAACACCCGGAGAAGAAAGGTGGCCGCCTACAGATACTGCGTCCGCAAGCCACCGATGTAG
- the LOC135609283 gene encoding uncharacterized protein LOC135609283: protein MPCLNLSTNVSLDGVDTSAILSEASKTVARLIGKPEAYVMIVLKGSAPMSFGGTEQPAAYGELVSIGGLNADVNKKLSAAVAAILETKLSVPKSRFFLKFYDTKGSNFGWNGSTF, encoded by the exons ATGCCGTGCCTTAACCTCTCCACCAACGTGAGCCTCGACGGCGTCGACACCTCCGCTATCCTCTCCGAGGCATCCAAGACCGTCGCCAGGCTCATCGGCAAGCCCGAAGCC TATGTGATGATAGTCCTTAAAGGGTCGGCGCCCATGTCCTTCGGGGGAACCGAGCAGCCCGCTGCGTACGGCGAGCTGGTCTCCATAGGCGGCCTGAACGCCGACGTCAACAAGAAGCTGAGCGCCGCCGTCGCGGCCATCCTGGAGACCAAGTTGTCCGTCCCCAAATCCCGCTTCTTCCTCAAGTTTTATGACACCAAG GGCTCGAACTTTGGATGGAATGGGTCGACATTTTAG